The proteins below come from a single Rhodococcus sp. WMMA185 genomic window:
- the msrB gene encoding peptide-methionine (R)-S-oxide reductase MsrB yields the protein MTSKSRDSTQSSPKVVLSDSEWREKLTPAEYAVLRQAGTERPFVGEYTDTKTEGVYRCRACDAELFRSTEKFESHCGWPSFFDPADSDAVILREDNSLGMRRVEVLCATCHSHLGHVFAGEGYPTPTDQRYCINSISLVLRPTGE from the coding sequence ATGACTTCCAAGTCACGGGATTCCACACAATCGTCGCCGAAGGTCGTCCTTTCCGACAGCGAGTGGCGCGAGAAGCTGACGCCCGCCGAATATGCGGTGTTGCGTCAGGCCGGAACCGAGCGCCCCTTCGTCGGCGAGTACACCGATACGAAGACCGAGGGCGTCTATCGCTGCCGTGCGTGTGACGCCGAACTGTTTCGGAGCACGGAGAAGTTCGAATCGCACTGTGGGTGGCCGTCGTTCTTCGATCCGGCAGACTCGGACGCCGTCATCCTGCGTGAGGACAATTCGCTCGGCATGCGCCGCGTCGAGGTGCTCTGTGCTACGTGCCACAGTCACCTCGGGCACGTCTTCGCCGGAGAGGGCTATCCCACCCCCACCGATCAGCGGTACTGCATCAATTCGATCTCACTGGTCCTGCGGCCGACCGGCGAATGA